CCTTGCTATGGTTCCAAGAAAGTCACTTTAATTTAGGCTAAAGTCAACCATCTATCACATTGAGCAACTAAGTGCTTTTGTTTGTCAATATTAAAACTCCTGCTTCGTCATACATTCAAAAATTAGTTCTCTGCAGCACAATTTCACAACATACAAGCACACACCCTTCCTCCCTTTGCTGGCACCCTGCAGAGTGGCATCTAGTGCCTGATGGGGCGGCTAGGCATTAGGATCATGCAAATAATAATACTGCCTCCCTAGTCATTGCAGTAACAGATCAATTACTCATATTCTTCCAGATCATTGTCCACCAACTATCTCCATTATCAGACCCACACAAATAAGGTTTTGGCTCTGTCAGTGTTTGCTGCGGTGGCATGGGTCCAACAAACTTTTCAGATGTAAATCATCGTATCATCCTGTCTCAGTAAGACATAACTAAGAGCAGCTCAAAAAACAACTGAATATGCTATCACATGATAATCTACCTAATCTGGACAATCACAAGTGGCCACCCTGAAAGCCATCTGAGGACAGGACACTTATCAGAGATTAAAAAGTGAACACACATAATGCTTTACATTTCTTTAAATCTCAGCTTCCATTCTGACCATTTCAGCTCAAAATGATGACAAGCTCAAGTCACCTTATTCTGTTACTGGAGACGTCCAGTCTCATCCTCCTTTGTCTTGCTAGAGAAGATAATTTTGATCCAGCAAACTTCTCAACAACTACTGATATGACATCAGCAGTGTTCAATGAAAATACAACTGCCAATTCCAAAACTGTGCCTGCCCACTATGTCTAGTCCCCTGCAGtaggaagagaaagaatgaCTGGACAGAAAACATAAAACACCATATAATAGAAacaaatataaacaaaataaagaacatAAGGAAGATCACACAATCAAACCCCATGAACTCTTGCCCTTTGCCAGTCATTCTTATGTCTTGATACTACTTAATCAGTCACTCTTCTGTCTCTTCTGCTGAacacctgctcccagggaacggAAAGGGAAGCCAGCCTAACCCCCTGTGTACCATGCACAGCTCTGTCACAATACAACTGCTTCCGTTTTACAGATGATTCAGGAGGGGCCTGTGGACTAAGTGAAACTGCACTAGACAGATACTGGAACCAGCAGTTGTGCAGAAACTGGAACTTCTGTCAGCAAGTTCTTTGCTACTTCTGGCTGATGCTCTTTCTGATCTGGGAAAACTCCCCTTCTTTTTTTGCCAAACAGCACACACTTTGTAAATACACAAAGACAGAAATCAAGAAGCTGAAGGACCAAACAATTGTAAATTATAATTACTGTTAAGAAAACAGAGAGACGGGAATAGTGTTGGGCTTAAGCACTGTATTATTAATACAACTtagtaaaatacaaaatgaaattactgaataataagcaaaatatttcagaaataaggAAGACATTCTATAAGTACAAGACCAAGAGCAATCAGAAAGCTCACTTCCCCAGCAACATCAGTGGCTTTCAGGCATGACTTTTAATAAGCCATACAAACAGTTATGACAAAACCAGTCCCTTAAAATCAACCATAGAATGGGacacagaagagaaaatgagagaaattATTCATGCCATAGTTGGTTTGCCTCTGTTTCGTATCAGTTTCAAGTAGCTGTGCTGGATTCTTCCTTCAATTTGAGTCAGCTTAGTCAGCTGAATAGCACTGTGATAAAAAACTGGGCCATTTTTACTCTCATGGCATCTACCCTTCTCATCCAGCAACAGAACCATCTAAGATTTCTTGCTATAGACTTGCTAATAGACCTCTGTCAAACACCCTTACTATGTCACGACAGCATTTgccaagggtttttttttgcatattaaTTACTTAAAGACACTACATTCACCTGGCATCCTGCACCATTAACTCCTCAATCAGCTTTTTTAAAGACAAGCTGAAGAACTTCTGCACCAAGTTGAACTTGGAAGACAGAAAGATCCAGTAATTTAATCCATGCCCATAGAAACCAAAAATCTTTCTTGCTAGTTATTCTAAAATCACTCTAAATAATAAATAGCCATAGCATTCAGATAAACTCCTATTGGAGTTAACTCCTCAAGAAACACTCATAGCAACAATACTATTTTTACTGAAGGTGATCTTTCTTAGTAATGCATGCAGTGACTACCAGAAACTTTCACTTTGACTATCAGAAACTTATACTTTCTGCCTACAGGGCTCCTGTGATTCACAACTTCAAATgtaatttgaaatgttttccaTACGATTGTCCACTGCTTTCATCTCATTCATACACCTCAGCCTTGGTTAAATGGCCAGTATTTTTTTTGCCCAAAGGTAAAATAGAACCTGATAATGtccttatttttaattaactaGAAAAAAAGGCCTATTTCAAAGAAATTACTCCATTTCACAGTGGAAATGGTTCAGCTCTTGTGTAGTGTCTTTTTAACACACAGAAATCTATATTTCATCTATTATAAACTATTAACTACATATAGAGGCAGATCAAGAAGAAGACACACATTTGTTTTTATATCTAAATCAAAATTAGATACACAAAGGCATTTACTTTCTGTAGTGACAGCAGGGCTTGGGGTACCCTCTAGTAAACACGTaaatttccctctttctcaAGTCTGGTTTTAAATTACAACTACTAGAAGGAATGTCAGAGACAGATCCTTAGTGACAGTGCTGTCAGTTGACAGGGAATCACACATGGTTTCCCCACACATAATCAAAAAAAGGTACCTTAAACAACAGGAGGTCTAACCTCTTCAGAACAACTGTTGCACAAATAATGCATTTCATCAAGATATGTGCACCTAAATAAACCAGATTTTCTAATGAAGTAATTTACAATACAACAATTTTAGATACATATTCAAAAGCCATCAAAATCTTGATTCAAAACACAGAATGTCTGATCAGAGAGCCTTACCATTACACCACTCCTTTTATCCACTGTGTGGGATGAAGAACTAAAGGACAGGTTTCAGAAAATAACTATGTAACTATGAAGATAAACTACAATTCTGACTAAATTTTCTGGGTGTTTTCATACATAATGTTTCATTCTTCCTCTGTCATCATTCCTTGAAACACATTAAATGAGGCGACAGCCATAACCAGGAGACATGCCACCCCCTTGCAGAAGCTGTCcatataagaaaaaataaaaataccagaGCCAGATATCATATATAGAACTGATCAGTCACTTATACACCAGAATGCACACCAGAATTCAATTCCACTGACATTTCTCATCCTAAACAAAGACCCCATGCGGACCTCTGCTCGCTGTTCTTATTCCCAGTATAAAGAATGGcaagaaaaaaagtttcttaTCATTGTCAGGCCACAATTTTGTGCCCTGCCAATTCTCAGTTTTTTCATTCATCAAGCACCATGGAATATTGCATCTGTTTAAGAAACAGTATCTCTGGAAGACTATTTTGGCTTTcagagaagagacagaaaattatATAACATTCAACCCTCTCCTTTGCCCactgcaaaaacaaaaccaaaaccaaccccaaatcaCCAACTATGGTGGTCTAAATTCAACAACCTCACTTCTTTCTTTTGGAGCATGTATTTACAACCTTGTTATAAATTTCTTTCCCTCTCAGCCCTTTCTAACATTCCCTACTACCACAAAAAGGTGGGAGATGAAGGCAAGTAAGTAAAACGAGAatgtttttattctcttttgtTTAGTATGTTTTTAAAGGAGACAAATAGCACTACAGGCAAACCactaataaacaaaaaataaataataattaaatagaAGTTAATTCCAATCTCTATGCTTACATTAACCAGCTGGTTTTGTCTTCTCTTCTTTCACACTCTCCCCATAATAATTTTAGTTCTCTTCTTCATGCTTTTCATAAAGTAGAATGTTGTATGTCACATCCTTTTTCCCCCTATAGAAGTGTTCCCTACCACCATCTCACCTCCTTAACTTCTTATTTTTCCAAGAAGAACAATAAAATCATCAAGatatttttctgaagaattAAAAACATACTGAAAGCAAGACTAATCAGTATCCCTTTAATTTTGTTCTTATGTTGCTAAAGGATTTATCAAAACCCTTCCATCAGATATTTGTGTGGGAAGTCAAAATAGGAGAAAATATACTGTAAACAATTATCCAATTGATTTAAAACTCCATATTGCACGTGTGATCATAAAGTAAAACGGTCAAGTTTGGGGTGGAAGAATAAAAACCTCCTAACGTAAAATCAAAAAAACAATTAGAATTTTTTACATAACATTCTTAATGTCAAACAACAATGAATCACTATGATTAGTGAAAAGATTATCTAAGACAAAACACACACATCATCAGATTGAAACTTCAATAATACAAACCTACTGAACTGGGAAACTGAAGTTGACTATGACACCAAGTACCCAGACACAGAGCTAAATCCCATAGGTCATATTTAACTCTGCTGTAATTCACAAGGATTCAAAGCATATCTTTTGTTCCTTTACAGCCTGTGTCTACCTACAAACACTCATAGCAATCAATGCTTGCACATTACTAAACCCATTATTAATGGAATTTCTATTGGTACactaaaccaaaaaaatcctattcttccattattttctcAGGTATTGTAGAAAGTAAAACACAAGCCTCCAAAATTAATCAATAATCACCTACAGGTTATGGCTCATAATAACAGAACACCGTACCTGCCTCAGGCACACAGTAACTGTGATGTTTTACAGAATACAAACTCTCAAATACAAACTTCTTTTACTATGCCTGCTATCTGCAAGAAAATCTTCAATTCTTCAAATATGCCATTCAACCTTTTAAAATTCAACAAAAATTCTAAATGCTGCTCTAATTCTGATAACCTCTCTTTTAGCTATGCCGGTTGCTTGGTAGTGATTTGTCAGATAAGTTACACAATACTGTTTCTGTTTCCTGATTAGATAAGCAAAtaagttttggggtttcttttctgGCACAAACATTTATGTATcaaatttctcattttctgtgaACACTTGGAACTTTGTAATCCCCTCTCTACAAATCCACACGCCAGTAAAAGTCAACCATGGACAGAAAGCATTTTCTATAGGAAAACTCAGTGTAAGTGTCAGCATGCAAAAAGCAATTCTGTCTAGAAAACTGAACAAACGTTCAGGAAACTTCTCTCCCTCTATGCTGCCTACATATACACTGCAGAATAAAGGAAAGCAGTGAGCAATACTTCTGTGTCTTTACTTTTACCCCTAAGATGGGGCACATGGCCTCAGTACATCTCTTGCATTACAGAAATGACCAGCACAGTCAGACTGTGAGCCCTCTGCCCAGGGATGGAAGAAGCAACCCCTTGGGCAGGCAGAGACTTGGCAGGCAGTGTTCCTACCCCCCACCTCCAGGAAATGCTGCCTCCCCCGTCCCCTCCTGGgccaaaatgaggaagaagaGCAGCCCACCACTCTAAACACACATGGTACACAACAAGAAAGGAGGCAGCGAAGCAGGGATCAAGCTAACTGGAAGCACTTTTTGCCACCTAACTCCATTGTTTTTCTACAAAACCAAAGTGAAACACATTGTCATGGTCTGAAAACCAACATATTCCCACTCTTTAGCTTCCACCATGCTCTGCAGAGAGTTTCACTCATCTTAGTTTCTTGCTAAACTGCTTACAAAGGAATGGCCGCATAAACCTGGTCACATCAACTAAAGATGATGAAGAGAAGTAAGTGCAGAGAGATCAGGTTTTATACTATCTTTATCAAACAGGACAGTACTTTTTGATACTTAAAATCCTGTCTGTCTGTTGCCCCTGGTTACTTGATACAAGTAGGTTACAAGTAAcatttgatttttcttaaaCACCACTTAAAATCTCTTGGCACCACAGATGCCATTAAAAAGGTCTACTCAGATTGGTAAAATGGTAGAAAAAAGgagttgggttttgttttcagatCTATCATAACCACAACCCTCATCTATGAACAAAGCAGGCAAAAAAATTCAACATGTCACACAACATGCAAGCAAGTTCAGAGTACAAGCACAAGCATTTCTGTAAATACATGAGAAATGTTTCCTGCAGACCAATCTAACTCTTGAAATTTTCCCCCACCTTTACTAGTAAGGACTGTGGGGCCCAAGGAAGATTTACAGTGGGTGTTCAGACACACAGATGGGTGTGGTGAAAACACCTGTATTAACAGACTGCCTAAGTGaatacagtaaaaatatttcGATACATACTAATTTATTCAAACTTCATGGAAGTTCTTTCTAAGTGATCTAACACAAGTTACTACTTGAAAGCAATAACATCCCTaaggctttttattttctaaatataacagtcaattttgggatttttttacaCAGTATTATGACATAAGTAATATAAAAGCCAGTGAGTGCTTCACACCTGTCATGATCACAATGTCAGCAATGACATTACGCTTTGTTTGGAAGTAATTTTTCTGGATAGTGAGTTTAAATAGAGCTGTTTTGATGGAGTCtctgacccccccaaaaaccaaacaagactAGAACTGGTAATTTAAACTGAAACTTTCTAGGAAACAATTTGCATATTATGTATAACTAAGGAGTAGAGATGCTTCAGTTTTTATGTCCCATATTTATAAAAGGAATTTATTGTGTTCAGTGACTTCTGTGCACAAAACGTTTTATCTCAACAAATAAGCTCCTTATGAAGGCACAGCTGAAGTAGCAAAATTTTTGCTCAATTATTTTTGAATCAACATTACTGATAAGATGTACAGAGCCTTGAACCTTTTACCTATAAATAACTACATGAAAATCCCAGTTTTGCTACTAACTTATCTTTGGGCTGACAAAATAGAGAGGTTCAGGCACTTAAGAATCAAGATAGGAACACAATCAAGCTCGGCATCTCTGTAAAGGTCTTTCAAAAAGGAACTTTTATggtattttaaataactttaatGCATTCTCCATGCAATTTTATAGTTTATCACACAACTCTACATTACTCATTAATTCATTCTTTTTTCAAGAGCTTGTTTAGAAAACATAAGATTCCTTTGAGCTGCCAAGATGTTCAAAATTGAACGCACGTGTAATGACAACTGTAATGTAATGAGAAACTTAACATCATTTCAGAATGTATTTCATGACATTACAGGTAATAGCGGGATTTCTCTCCGCATGAGTAAGTCACACCAAAGTTTCACTATGATGGGATCGTTCAATATGAAATGACTTCCCAAGAAGTATTTCCCAAGACAGAGAGGTTGTGTATGTAAAGCACTTTCTTaatgaaacagaaacaaacacaaagctACTTGAAAAAGCATCCTGAACTGTTTCACTAGTTGCATTAGGTGTTACCTTAACGTGATGTTAATGACACACATCACAAACAAAATGTTTGTCCTCTTGCAGCTGACAGAGCTGTGACAGGCCTGGCATATTGGCAGGCCACAACCACTAACCTGGAGTTTGCCTGTTCACACTGACGGTACCAGAAGAACTTATGGCCCAAATGACTAATTTTATTTCGTTTTGTGTAATATGCACGGGTTAGCGTAACCTAAAATAATATTTGATGCAGGCTGCTCGGTTGACTGTGGGTCACACTCAGCAGTgcaaacaaagaacaaaatgtGATTTGAGCTAAAGTGAATGAACTCCAAGATTGTAACAAACCCTTTCTCACTGCAAGGGAAAACACCTCCACTAAGTTGCTAATAATAATATAACGTTTAAAGTTTATATGCTTATCTTCACATGAGCAACTGGAATGTTGCACCAAGGGACAGGGTCCACAGAATAATTCAATATGGCCACTGATGGGTAGCTGTCTTTTGCCTCGAAATTGTCTTATCTTTTACCACCTCTGTCAATTGCATATATACACGTGTTATACCCTTACTTCAAAAGAAGTTGACACAGTGACAGTCATCTGCATGTATCCAACCCTGAAACGTTCTTCATGGCAGAGAAATCCATGTGCTATCAGACCACCCTGTCAAGGCCAAACCACAGTCATTCACAACCACCAAGAGACAGACAGGTAGAGAGGTGTGCCAGCACTATCCACTTACCTTCTTTATTAAGCCTCATAACCTCCCTGCTTTTTCCACTCTCCTTTCCAGTCTCTTCCAGATCtacacctgcagaagagaagcagagTCAGGAAGCGCCAAGGGCCCTAAGGTGTGCATTTATTGTTTGGcgaggggaggaggagaggtgaGGAGGTGAGCGGTGTTTCTATTTGCAACAGCAGAAGCACAATGGTCGGAGCATCTGCCAGGCAGCGGAACCGCCGGGCCCCCCGCGGCAGCACCctcgccccccctccccgcccgcgGCATCCTCCGGCCCCTCCGCGCATCCTCCCCCTCGCCCCCTTCCCCCACCGCGGCGCCGGCCCAGCGCCGCGGGGCAGCGGCACGGCAGGCGCGGCGCGGCGTGCGCCTCCCGCACACATGGCACGGGGGCTCGGCCGAGCGTCAGCTGAGCGCCCGGGGGGGCGGCACCTCCCGGCCCcggcgggaggagggaggggagcggAGGGGGGGCGGCCCGGCCggaccccggccccgctccggggGAGCGGCGTGCGGAGCCGGACCGCGGCCGGTCCCTGCCCTTACTGTGCGGGGGGGCGGCGCCGTGCGCGTGCGGGGGGGCGGCCTCCCGCACCCAGGCGGCCCAGGGCTGGCCCAGGAACGCCTCGGGACTGGGCACGGGCCGCTCCAGGGCCGCCATGGCGCCgcgcctgctcctgcctccttgTTGCTTTTCCCGTTTCCttcggcggcggcggcggcgagcgAGCGAGCGAGACACGGGATTCGAGAACGCCGCACGTCATCCTCGGGACGTTCCGCCGCCCACACGGGGGTAGTGTCAGCCCCTGCTCCCTATCAGATCGGGCTCCCCGCCGCACAGCGCGCATGCCCGCGTCCGCCGCGCCtgcgccccgcgccgccggcaccgggcccgcGCCCGCCCCGAGGGGCGCCGGACCCGCGCAGCCCCCGCGCTGCCCctccggcaccggcaccggcaccggcaccggcccggcccggcccggcccggcccggccgagcgcagcggggccggcggccgcggAGCCCCGCCGGGAAGGCGCAGCCGCCGGCCGTGTGCGCCTCGGCTGCGCGCCCCGCGTCTCGCAGCGCCCGCAGTAAGTCCCTGGGACGGGCTCTCGGTAGCTGCGGCACGGCCCCTCCGCGCTCCAGCGCGGCCGCGAACCGGACCCGGagtgcggggccggggctcctCCGCTCGCCTACTTCCAGCTGCGCTCCTGTGGATCACCCatagccacagccacagccattTTGTTGTCCCAATACTGCCTGGTCTGTAGTAGGCTTCGTCTGCTTGCAAAtgggatttttctccttttggtGTTCAAGGCTACGATACAGCAGCTCTGAACTCGCAGGTCCGGCTACTCTCAAACAGTACCGAGGTTTTCATCTCGCTCTACATAACTTATGGGACGTCAATGCTTTTAATTTAGGATAGCGTAAGTTTTGCTTATTTCACCATTGAGATAAGACTAGAAAATAACCGTGAATATTTTTATACTCAATGTACCTGCTCTGGGTTAGGAGTTTCAGCATAAGCCTGTTGCTTCAGCTCGTACTTCTGAAGCCAAATACAAACGCTCCCAGTGAAAGACTTGGTTTCATTTGAGCAGCCTCACATATCCCTCACGTCGTGTCTTTCATACAGCTCTGCGGCCCCTTTAGGGGTGGCGGTGACTGAAGTTAATGGTTCAACAGACACTTCTCACAAGGTGATATGAGTTTTGCGTGATCCCATCCTTGTCCTGCATCTTTTCCCAGACACTCGTTCACTTTTTACTGGTTCAAACCATTTTCAGGCAATACTGAAGCAGAACATGGAATTGATGTGGACtcaaaaaaaagcaacaaaccccaaaaaacccaaaacaaaaccaaaaccaaacaaacataAAACCTACCAAAACATTTCAGGCCTGCTCAAAAGTTGGAGCTATGGCCAGAGGGGCAGGACAGAAGCTGCTGAAGTCAGCACTACTGCCTGTCGCAAGGTATATGGTGCTGCAGTCTAGAATGGATTTAAATAAATTTCCCACAACTTCATTAGGACTAAGCTCTTTACGGTGCCAAAATAGATAAAGATTTGGGGCAAGGGACAGACACTTTTTGCCTTATGTACACTGTCAACACACTCCACCTCTTCCAAAAAGTAGCTGGAATATACAAGTCCCATCCCTAATACCCAGAGGTGAGCCTCAAAGCTTTCATTCTGTATGGCCTAGTCACGGTGCCTCCAGTCAAGTAAACATTAGCTACAAGACACTTCAGTACCATTATCAAAGAAGCAGAAAGCTCACCAAAATACCCTTCAAATAAAGCCACACAATCACAGCAGGCTTGTTAGCAACCATCATGAAGCAGGCATAGGATGCATGACCTTTCATAGACTACATGGGGAATTTCCAGAAGCAGGTAGGGTAGTTGTGATGTAATACAAAGCCCTGGCAAGATATATTTAGGAATATTATGTGCAGTTCTATCTACCAGTTTAAATTAATCttcctaccaaaaaaaaaaaaaaaaaaaaaagtggacaGGGTTATGAGAAAGATCAGAGGAATTAAGATTCTATCATTTGAGGAGAGTTTTTCTTAGTCTAACAAAATTCAGCTGGTAATGAAtatgtttgttgtttttaattataAGGACGCATAATTCCTTCCACATCAATGAGGCAGAAAATAAGAATAGACGTAAATTGCTTATGTTGAGGTTGAAAACTCTGCCTACTATACTGAAAAACTCTTTCGTCAGGAATAGCAAGATGGAATTCCTTAGAAGGAGTGACAAATGACATGAACTTAATAGTCAACCATGTTTGACACTTGTGTACAAATTTACTGCAAGATAATTGAGCAAATGTCTTGTCAGTGGCCAAATAGTCTCATAATTAGAGAAGTTAAACGGCACAGCTTATACCATAACACTGGTGTGGTTACCGTAGATGTGGATCTGGAGAGAAGATACAAAAGACAGGCATGTGAGCACCCAGGAAATCCCCATCGATTGAAACCAACATGAGATTTCAGGGAAGCGTGGATGGCCAAGCATCCAACTAATATTAAACACTACCACAGGATGCACCAGCAGTAAAGCACTTCCTAACCATGCAACTGAGAAAAAAGGGGAGGGGTAAAGTATTTAATACAAGCTGCCTccaaccaagcaaaaaaaaaaaaaagctttccagCTTTAACACATGGCACTGATCTACACGCTGCTTACCGTGGCACACTACAGACAGTCTAGGTTCTTAACAGAAACAGACCATATGAAGGAAAACTAGCATAAAATCAAAGATTCAAGATGTACCAATTCCTTCCTAAAAAGAAACAATCCAGTGACTTACAGTTTAAGAGAAAGGTTTCTAAAATCCTCCCAAAGGAATTTCTCCTCCCTACCATATGTATTCAAGAGCAACATTATCATTAAACAAATTATTCCACAATCAGAATCATAGGATCATTTAGGTTgcaaaagacctttaagattgagtccaaccattaaccctAATTCCATCACTGAAACATGTCCATAACTGACACATCTACACATATGCCCATCTTTCCTGTGATCAGCATCTTTTGTTTAAAGAGTGTGAGTTCTGCTTTGATTACATCTATGCTGCCTCTATGATCTGCACCAAGAAATAACACCATCCCTGAGCAAACCAGCCTTTGGTTTGTCTCCATTGTCTTGTAGGGTGCAAGTCCTGAAGCTGCTGAAGCTGCAGAAGAGTATCCTTACTTCTGCACCAGGACTTCTCCCCAAGACCTCCTATTTCACTCCACATTGGTGTCAAATAAACGAGTTTATGTTGCATGGACAGCTGTGattgtgctccagagccttaTAGCAAAATAGGAAGAGAGCTGATCTGACATCCTATAAGTTTTCCCATTGTTAGGAATATATGTAGTGCTGTCTTGTGAATGTAAACTCGAGCTGCAGCTTTACTCTAAACAGACCATGCAGGtggtttcttcttcccttctcctgGCATCTGCTTCCACAAAATTCATAGAAAGACAAACCTACTTAAGACTTTCATTCctctttcagatttgtttttattaatcaGTTGGGCCAAAATTCAGGcgtggagagggaaaaaagtgaGGGAAAGTCACAAACATGGTCACAGAAGACTTTGTTCCTTAGgaaattagtaaaaaaaacTGCACATGCAAGTGCAGATTAAACAGCCTCTGTATTTTTTCCACCTGTTCACCAATACAGAAATTTTATTCTTCTATGACCTTGAACAAGTCACTCTgccacagaaaaataattaagtcAGTCAGGAAAGGTCCTTCTTTCCCTACCTGGTTCCTGAGAATTCTTTAATTTCAATTGCCAAGCAGaagcttcctttttctttgtgatttttcagaattcAAGGTAATGCAGCCTTGATTTTGGTTGCAGCTTCTAAATACTAGAGTGATCCAATCATAACATGGTATTAAAAAAGTAAACTATAAGCAAATCATGGCCTTCAATTAATAAATGGCAAAATACAGATAAAACCTCAACTCTAATCTTTTTAATCCATATATCATTGGTCTTTTAATAAGATGATCTCCAAATGCAAGCTTTTTTCCAAGTAACCAAAAGATAAAAATCATATGTTCCTATTTATACTTATTATGTTTAAAGACTAGGGCTTTATAAAAGCACAGTAAAAGTTATGACATTAGAAGAGATCCTAGGCTGCATATCAATATTTGGCTTATTTGGAGGCAAATCCaacatttttatataattttcagGATCTGAATGTGAAGACATGACAAACTAAAATAGCAATTCTCACATGTGGCTATCAGGAACATTATATGTAGCCACCATGTACAAATATAAAATGACATGATTTAACTTCAACTGTACTGTCGTACACTGAGAAAATACCATGAGAGTGCTGAGGGTGCATGTGTAgtcacaacaacaacaaaatcaagTATACCTGGCAATACATGCACCAGATGACTTTAAACTGGCTACAAAAGTAT
This portion of the Anomalospiza imberbis isolate Cuckoo-Finch-1a 21T00152 chromosome 5, ASM3175350v1, whole genome shotgun sequence genome encodes:
- the LOC137473738 gene encoding uncharacterized protein, which encodes MPASAAPAPRAAGTGPAPAPRGAGPAQPPRCPSGTGTGTGTGPARPGPARPSAAGPAAAEPRREGAAAGRVRLGCAPRVSQRPQLRYSSSELAGPATLKQYRGFHLALHNLWDVNAFNLG